A section of the Mangifera indica cultivar Alphonso chromosome 12, CATAS_Mindica_2.1, whole genome shotgun sequence genome encodes:
- the LOC123192642 gene encoding galactoside 2-alpha-L-fucosyltransferase-like, with product MVSGGRRKPFCLNIQLKGHRFTMPRFPKLATWMLLLPVLLFILLSFHENPFNPVNRLKYFFQLRSPGHKRLDGNSCLSRNQSVLYRKSSPHKPSSYLVAKLRSYEELHERCGPHTRLYNRAMKQIKSGQTDSSSECNYVIWVASCGMGNRILSITSAFLYALLTNRVLLINEEPEMEDLFCEPFPNASWILPNDFPFKDQSGRFKQNYAYSYGNMLKKKAITASMESLPSYLHLYLSGDGDHHDKLFFCNQDQTLLRKIPWLIMKSNVYFLPSLFLISSFEEELNNLFPDKETVFHHLGRYLFHPSNLVWGQITGYYKQYLAKADERIGIQLRLFDKKTSSSQLMDQILACTLKEKLLPEVNMSKTIAAPSENQRSKAVLITSLIPDFFEKLNDMYLKHPTLSGETISVYQPSHEKKQHSNNNLHNMKAWSEIYLLSLTDVLVTTAWSTFGYVAQGLGGMRPWILYKISNGQIPDPPCGRALSMEPCYHTPPSYDCKAKTEVDTATLVPHLKHCEDISWGLKLFNYSH from the exons ATGGTTTCAGGTGGGCGAAGAAAGCCTTTCTGTCTCAATATACAGTTGAAAGGACACCGTTTCACCATGCCACGCTTCCCTAAGCTTGCTACTTGGATGCTTCTTTTGCCTGTTTTGCTCTTTATCTTGCTCAGTTTCCATGAAAATCCCTTCAATCCAGTCAACC gtttaaaatatttctttcaaCTCAGATCGCCAGGCCACAAACGCCTTGATGGAAACTCTTGCTTGAGCAGGAACCAGAGTGTATTATATCGCAAATCTTCACCCCATAAGCCTTCTTCCTATCTTGTTGCCAAACTGCGTAGTTATGAAGAGCTTCATGAGCGTTGTGGACCTCATACTAGATTATACAACAGAGCcatgaaacaaataaaatctgGCCAAACTGATAGTTCCAGTGAGTGTAACTATGTCATTTGGGTGGCCTCTTGTGGCATGGGAAACAGAATACTGAGCATAACCTCAGCCTTTCTTTACGCTCTTCTGACAAATCGAGTTCTGCTCATAAATGAAGAACCTGAAATGGAAGATCTTTTTTGTGAACCATTTCCAAATGCATCATGGATATTGCCAAATGACTTTCCTTTCAAGGATCAGTCGGGCAGGTTTAAACAGAATTATGCCTATAGTTATGGGAACATGCTCAAGAAAAAGGCAATAACTGCTTCAATGGAGTCGCTGCCATCATATCTACATCTCTATCTTTCGGGTGATGGTGATCATCATGACAAGCTCTTTTTCTGCAATCAAGATCAAACCCTTCTTAGGAAAATACCCTGGTTGATAATGAAATCAAATGTCTACTTTCTTCCATCTCTATTCCTGATCTCATCTTTTGAGGAAGAACTAAACAATCTATTTCCGGACAAAGAAACCGTGTTCCATCATTTGGGTAGGTATCTTTTCCACCCTTCAAATCTAGTATGGGGACAAATTACTGGGTACTATAAGCAGTACCTGGCCAAAGCCGACGAAAGGATTGGCATCCAATTgagattatttgataaaaaaactaGTTCTTCCCAATTGATGGATCAGATTTTGGCCTGTACTCTAAAGGAAAAGTTGTTGCCTGAAGTGAATATGTCAAAAACCATAGCTGCTCCATCAGAAAACCAGAGATCAAAGGCTGTTCTTATAACATCTTTAATCCCTGATTTCTTTGAGAAGTTGAATGATATGTATCTCAAGCACCCTACTTTGAGCGGGGAAACGATTTCTGTTTACCAGCCTAGCCATGAAAAAAAGCAACACTCTAACAATAATTTGCACAACATGAAGGCATGGTCTGAGATATATCTCCTAAGTTTGACTGATGTCCTGGTCACTACTGCATGGTCGACCTTTGGTTATGTTGCCCAAGGTCTTGGGGGTATGAGACCATGGATTCTTTACAAGATATCAAATGGACAGATCCCAGATCCTCCTTGTGGTCGAGCCTTATCGATGGAGCCTTGTTATCATACGCCACCCAGTTACGACTGCAAGGCGAAGACAGAGGTGGATACCGCTACTCTTGTTCCTCATTTGAAGCACTGTGAGGATATCAGCTGGGGGCTTAAGCTGTTTAATTATAGTCATTAG